The following coding sequences are from one Macaca mulatta isolate MMU2019108-1 chromosome 7, T2T-MMU8v2.0, whole genome shotgun sequence window:
- the TMEM229B gene encoding transmembrane protein 229B isoform X1 produces the protein MASAEPLTALSRWYLYAIHGYFCEVMFTAAWEFVVNLNWKFPGVTSVWALFIYGTSILIVERMYLRLRGRCPLLLRCLIYTLWTYLWEFTTGFILRQFNACPWDYSQFDFDFMGLITLEYAVPWFCGALIMEQFIIRNTLRLRFDKDAEPGDPSGALALANGHVKTD, from the coding sequence ATGGCCTCTGCGGAGCCCCTGACGGCGCTGTCCCGCTGGTACCTGTACGCCATCCACGGCTACTTCTGCGAGGTGATGTTCACGGCGGCCTGGGAGTTCGTGGTGAACTTGAACTGGAAGTTCCCAGGGGTCACGAGTGTGTGGGCCCTCTTCATCTACGGCACCTCCATCCTCATCGTGGAGCGCATGTACCTGCGGCTGCGCGGCCGCTGCCCGCTGCTCCTGCGCTGCCTCATCTACACGCTCTGGACCTACCTGTGGGAGTTCACCACCGGCTTCATCCTGCGCCAGTTCAACGCCTGCCCCTGGGACTACTCCCAGTTCGACTTTGACTTCATGGGCCTCATCACCCTGGAGTACGCCGTGCCCTGGTTCTGTGGGGCCCTCATCATGGAGCAGTTCATCATCCGCAACACCCTCCGCCTCCGCTTCGACAAGGACGCTGAGCCCGGGGATCCCAGCGGCGCCCTGGCCCTGGCCAATGGCCATGTCAAGACTGACTGA